One Mycolicibacterium pulveris genomic region harbors:
- a CDS encoding class I SAM-dependent methyltransferase, protein MTEHRSHCRHDYLPAAGHDAFLPCYDLLTRVLGFSRVYDALIDQADLADGQRVLEIGCGTGNVITRVQRRHTGVEAIGCDPDPRALARARRKARGLAGIRFDRGYAQELPYADGEFDRVLSSMMWHHLEDGVKPQAAAEIFRVLRPGGMLYLLDVGGPMSADDGRAARRMLRSTHVAGSLGDAIPRLMRSVGFDCTQVDTHRQRLVGRLTYYRAVRSS, encoded by the coding sequence ATGACCGAACATCGTTCACATTGCCGTCACGACTACCTGCCTGCGGCGGGACATGACGCCTTCCTGCCGTGCTACGACCTGCTGACCCGCGTGCTGGGGTTCAGCAGGGTCTACGATGCACTGATCGACCAGGCCGATCTCGCCGATGGTCAACGTGTGCTCGAAATAGGTTGCGGTACAGGAAACGTCATCACCCGTGTCCAGAGGCGTCATACCGGTGTCGAGGCGATCGGCTGCGATCCCGATCCACGCGCCTTGGCCCGGGCGCGACGTAAAGCCCGCGGATTGGCCGGGATTCGGTTCGACCGTGGCTACGCCCAAGAACTTCCGTATGCCGACGGCGAGTTCGACCGCGTGCTGTCGTCGATGATGTGGCACCACCTCGAAGACGGCGTGAAACCCCAAGCGGCAGCCGAGATTTTCCGGGTGCTGCGGCCCGGTGGCATGCTGTACCTGCTCGACGTCGGCGGCCCGATGAGCGCCGATGACGGGCGCGCCGCGCGACGGATGCTCCGCAGCACGCATGTGGCAGGCAGCCTCGGCGATGCGATTCCGCGACTCATGCGCAGCGTCGGCTTCGACTGCACCCAGGTCGACACGCACCGGCAGCGCCTGGTCGGCAGGCTCACCTACTACCGCGCTGTGCGATCGTCGTGA
- a CDS encoding helix-turn-helix transcriptional regulator — MTAQSRLVRHRGGVPMYAYPTGPDAPPVSVVFAEAGDTLERGLHIHDFPALWYVSSACLVYVAAPGEVVDPTRVERSSDGVGVFFDPTALGVDAEASWPAWRGHPLLYPFLHAEAGGMLELRLPRDRRPVWDAAISAIQDELAARQDGYRQAAVAHLTLLLIDLARVAGDVVGHLRYRGETALAEVFAVIERRYGEPLSLRDVAREVGMTPGHLTTIVRRRTGRTVQEWITERRMAESRRLLVDTDLPIQEVARRVGIADPGYFARVFRREHGTSPRRWRGRTQ; from the coding sequence ATGACGGCGCAATCCCGGCTGGTTCGGCACCGCGGTGGCGTGCCGATGTACGCGTATCCGACGGGGCCGGATGCACCGCCGGTGTCGGTGGTGTTCGCAGAAGCCGGAGACACGCTGGAGCGCGGTCTGCACATTCACGACTTCCCGGCCCTGTGGTACGTGTCGTCGGCCTGCCTGGTCTATGTGGCGGCACCCGGGGAGGTGGTGGACCCGACCCGGGTCGAGCGCTCGAGTGACGGCGTCGGGGTCTTCTTCGACCCGACCGCTCTGGGGGTGGACGCGGAGGCCTCATGGCCGGCCTGGCGTGGGCACCCGCTGCTGTATCCGTTTCTGCACGCCGAGGCGGGCGGAATGCTCGAACTGCGGCTCCCCCGCGACCGCCGACCGGTGTGGGACGCCGCGATCAGCGCGATCCAGGACGAGCTGGCAGCGCGCCAGGACGGGTACCGGCAGGCCGCGGTCGCACACCTGACGCTGCTGCTGATCGACCTGGCCCGCGTCGCGGGTGACGTGGTGGGCCATCTCCGATACCGCGGCGAGACCGCGCTCGCGGAGGTGTTCGCGGTGATCGAGCGACGGTACGGCGAGCCGTTGTCGCTGCGAGACGTGGCGCGCGAGGTCGGCATGACGCCGGGTCATCTCACGACGATCGTGCGTCGCCGCACCGGGCGCACCGTCCAGGAGTGGATCACCGAGCGCCGGATGGCCGAGAGCCGCCGGCTGCTGGTGGACACCGACCTGCCCATCCAGGAGGTGGCCCGCCGCGTCGGGATCGCCGACCCGGGCTACTTCGCCAGGGTGTTCCGCCGGGAACACGGCACCTCACCGCGCAGGTGGCGCGGCCGGACGCAGTGA
- the aceA gene encoding isocitrate lyase ICL2 translates to MAIMEADAAPQTPFERAVAATQKYFDSPRFEGIIRLYTARQVVEQRGTIPSDYIIAREAATAFYARLRELFAQKKSITTFGPYSPGQAVAMKRTGIEGIYLGGWATSAKGSTTEDPGPDLASYPLSQVPEEAAGLVRALLTADRNQQYLRLQMTEEQRAGTPPTDFRPFIIADADTGHGGDPHVRNLIRRFVEAGVPGYHIEDQRPGTKKCGHQGGKVLVPSDEQIKRLNTARFQLDVMGVPGIIVARTDAEAANLIDSRADERDQPFLLGVTNLRIPSYKACYLAMMRRFYELGVTELNGHLLYALPEGEYETANSWLAHHGIADAVAEAASTYQSDPQQSIDAVFDQVESQFVDAWQMDAGLMTYGEAVAELLDFRQSEGEQLDMSVDDWRAFAARAPLYNAREKAREIGAAVGWDCELAKTPEGYYQVRGGIPYAIAKSLAAAPFADILWMETKTADLADAREFAEAIHAEFPEKMLAYNLSPSFNWDTTGMTDDEMRAFPEELAKMGFVFNFITYGGHQVDGVAAEEFATALKQDGMLALARLQRKMRLVESPYRTPQTLVGGPRSDAALAASSGRTATTKAMGKGSTQHQHLVQTEVPKKLLEEWLALWGKHYQLEETLRVQLRPTRPGSDVLELGIYGEREDGQGEKVANAIVDPIKDRHGRSILTVRDQNTFAEKLRQKRLMDIIHLWLIHRFKAEVVYYVTPTEDNIYQTEKMKSHGIFSDVHQEVGEIIVAEVNQPRIKELLAPDREALQRLIRKEDQPRS, encoded by the coding sequence ATGGCCATCATGGAAGCGGATGCAGCGCCGCAGACGCCGTTCGAGCGCGCCGTTGCCGCCACTCAGAAATACTTCGACAGCCCACGATTCGAAGGGATAATCCGGCTCTACACGGCCCGCCAGGTCGTCGAGCAGCGCGGCACGATCCCGTCCGACTACATCATCGCGCGGGAAGCGGCGACGGCGTTCTACGCCCGGCTGCGCGAACTGTTCGCCCAGAAGAAGAGCATCACCACCTTCGGCCCGTACTCGCCGGGCCAGGCGGTGGCGATGAAGCGCACCGGCATCGAGGGGATCTATCTCGGTGGCTGGGCCACGTCGGCCAAGGGGTCCACCACCGAGGACCCTGGCCCCGATCTGGCCAGCTACCCGCTGAGCCAGGTGCCCGAGGAGGCGGCGGGGCTGGTGCGGGCCCTGCTGACCGCCGACCGCAACCAGCAGTACTTGCGGCTGCAGATGACCGAAGAGCAACGCGCCGGCACACCCCCGACGGATTTCCGCCCGTTCATCATCGCCGATGCCGACACCGGCCACGGCGGAGATCCGCACGTGCGCAACCTGATCCGTCGGTTCGTCGAGGCCGGCGTGCCCGGCTATCACATCGAAGACCAGCGTCCGGGCACCAAGAAGTGCGGTCACCAGGGCGGCAAGGTGCTGGTGCCGTCGGACGAGCAGATCAAGCGGCTGAACACCGCCCGCTTCCAGCTCGACGTGATGGGCGTGCCCGGCATCATCGTGGCCCGCACGGACGCCGAAGCGGCGAACCTGATCGACAGCCGCGCCGACGAACGGGACCAACCGTTCCTGCTGGGAGTCACCAACCTGAGGATCCCGTCGTACAAGGCGTGCTACCTGGCGATGATGCGGCGCTTCTACGAGTTGGGCGTCACCGAACTCAACGGTCACCTGCTCTACGCGCTGCCCGAAGGCGAATACGAGACCGCGAACTCCTGGTTGGCGCACCACGGCATCGCCGACGCCGTCGCCGAGGCGGCCTCGACCTACCAGAGCGATCCGCAGCAGTCGATCGACGCGGTGTTCGACCAGGTGGAGTCGCAGTTTGTCGACGCCTGGCAGATGGATGCCGGGCTGATGACGTACGGCGAGGCGGTGGCCGAGCTACTCGACTTCCGGCAGAGCGAAGGCGAACAGCTCGACATGAGCGTCGACGACTGGCGCGCGTTCGCGGCGCGCGCACCCCTGTACAACGCGCGCGAAAAGGCCCGCGAAATCGGCGCAGCCGTCGGATGGGACTGCGAGCTGGCCAAGACGCCGGAGGGCTACTACCAGGTCCGCGGCGGCATCCCGTACGCGATCGCCAAGTCGCTGGCCGCAGCACCGTTCGCCGACATTCTGTGGATGGAGACCAAGACCGCCGACCTGGCCGATGCGCGGGAGTTCGCCGAGGCGATCCACGCCGAGTTCCCCGAAAAGATGCTGGCCTATAACCTGTCCCCCTCGTTCAACTGGGACACCACCGGGATGACCGACGACGAAATGCGGGCCTTCCCTGAGGAACTGGCGAAGATGGGTTTCGTCTTCAACTTCATCACCTACGGCGGACACCAGGTCGACGGGGTGGCGGCCGAGGAGTTCGCGACCGCGCTCAAGCAGGACGGCATGTTGGCGCTGGCGCGGCTGCAGCGAAAGATGCGGTTGGTCGAATCGCCTTACCGCACACCGCAAACGCTGGTCGGCGGGCCGCGCAGCGACGCCGCGCTGGCTGCATCGTCGGGCCGCACGGCGACCACGAAGGCCATGGGCAAGGGCTCCACCCAGCACCAGCACCTCGTGCAGACCGAGGTGCCCAAGAAGCTGCTGGAGGAATGGCTGGCCTTGTGGGGCAAGCACTACCAGCTCGAAGAGACGCTGCGGGTTCAGTTGCGTCCCACCCGGCCGGGCTCCGACGTGCTGGAACTCGGGATCTACGGCGAACGCGAGGACGGGCAAGGCGAGAAGGTCGCGAACGCGATCGTCGATCCGATCAAGGACCGGCACGGGCGCAGCATCCTGACGGTGCGCGATCAGAACACCTTCGCCGAGAAGCTGCGGCAGAAGCGGCTGATGGACATCATCCATCTGTGGCTGATCCACCGCTTCAAGGCCGAGGTCGTCTACTACGTCACGCCCACCGAGGACAACATCTACCAAACCGAGAAGATGAAGTCGCACGGCATCTTCAGCGACGTGCACCAGGAAGTCGGCGAGATCATCGTCGCCGAAGTGAACCAGCCCCGGATCAAGGAGCTGCTGGCGCCGGACCGCGAAGCTCTGCAGCGGCTCATCCGCAAGGAGGATCAGCCCAGAAGCTGA
- a CDS encoding M50 family metallopeptidase codes for MTVTTEGAGATRTAPRRADGVELIGELAGSGHRVAPALVRRADGQTVALTPLLYAMLRELDGSRTPADIAEAVSGSTGRAVSEDNVCQLIEQRLAPLGLTVLPDGSEPQVQKRDPLLGLKFRHVITDPARTRRLTDPFRFLFRTWMVVAILVAFAVVCWWVCFHKGLAAAAYDAFERPGLLILVFVVTVLSAGFHEFGHAAAARYGGATPGVMGFGLYLVWPAFYTDVTDSYRLSRKGRLRTDLGGLYFNAVVAVAITALWLGLRYDALLLVVATQIIQMVRQLTPLVRFDGYHVLADLTGVPDLYGRIKPTLLGMLPWRWGEPQANQLKWWARVVVTAWVIVVVPLLIGMLTLAIVALPRLLASAWASLNRQHDVLSSAWVDGDMVQVIARVLAMVAIVIPMAAIIYLLVRVGRRICATAWQGTAGKPVKRALVGVLGAAALAGIAYAWFPNEQNYQPIQASDRGTISDIVYALRVETMGERQRRAVEDSPHPVAVTRPLAAGQRGVMNALWDTRTPPPTFRSPQLAVIVVPRTVSAAANGGGYAPAAATPGAADDVGWVFPFDKPIAPEPGDGNNQALAVNTTDGTIVYDTAFALVWTTDEEYAMNINEAHAYASCNSCAAVAVSYQVVFVVDQDETNDNVAVPQNLSGALNYECVNCMTVSMARQLFVTLDEDLSPEAKAELEALWEEIDRFGDDIAAGQVPLNEIDGRLDEYTTEIMWIVETDQPGTFASLTPTTAPPTPTPVTAEEPLPSATSPPPSSATPEPTATSATESTESTSEEATSGPTATTEPTPADDPLPSEPTESTAVEDSTTTTDSTSDGTTTDATPSDDTGSDSTDSDASASDGSGSDGTA; via the coding sequence GTGACTGTGACGACCGAGGGCGCGGGGGCAACGCGAACCGCGCCGCGCCGCGCCGACGGTGTCGAGCTGATCGGAGAACTCGCGGGTTCCGGTCACCGGGTCGCGCCCGCACTCGTGCGTCGCGCTGACGGTCAGACGGTGGCGCTGACACCGTTGTTGTACGCGATGCTTCGCGAGCTCGACGGTAGCCGCACACCTGCCGACATAGCCGAGGCCGTATCGGGTTCGACCGGGCGTGCCGTCAGTGAGGACAACGTCTGCCAGCTCATCGAGCAACGGTTGGCACCTTTGGGGCTGACCGTTCTACCCGACGGCAGCGAGCCCCAGGTGCAGAAGCGAGATCCGTTGCTGGGATTGAAGTTCCGGCATGTGATCACCGACCCTGCCCGGACCCGGCGCCTTACCGATCCGTTCCGGTTCCTGTTCCGAACGTGGATGGTCGTCGCGATTCTGGTGGCGTTCGCGGTCGTGTGCTGGTGGGTGTGCTTCCACAAAGGCCTCGCCGCGGCCGCCTACGACGCGTTCGAACGCCCGGGGCTGCTGATCCTGGTGTTCGTCGTGACCGTGCTTTCGGCGGGCTTCCACGAGTTCGGTCACGCCGCCGCCGCCCGATACGGCGGCGCCACCCCCGGCGTCATGGGCTTCGGCCTGTACCTGGTATGGCCGGCGTTCTACACCGACGTCACGGACTCCTACCGGCTCAGCCGAAAGGGTCGGCTGCGCACGGACCTCGGCGGCCTGTACTTCAACGCCGTTGTCGCGGTCGCGATCACGGCCCTGTGGTTGGGGCTTCGCTACGACGCGTTGCTGCTGGTCGTCGCCACCCAGATCATCCAGATGGTCCGCCAGCTCACCCCGCTGGTCAGGTTCGACGGCTACCACGTGCTGGCCGACCTCACCGGTGTGCCCGACTTGTACGGACGCATCAAGCCGACGCTGCTGGGCATGTTGCCGTGGCGGTGGGGCGAGCCGCAGGCGAACCAACTCAAATGGTGGGCCCGCGTGGTGGTGACGGCCTGGGTGATCGTCGTGGTCCCGTTGTTGATCGGCATGCTGACGCTGGCGATCGTGGCGCTGCCGCGTCTGCTGGCTTCGGCCTGGGCGAGCCTGAACAGACAGCATGACGTCCTGAGCAGCGCCTGGGTCGACGGCGACATGGTGCAGGTCATTGCCCGGGTGCTGGCGATGGTCGCGATCGTCATCCCGATGGCCGCCATCATCTACCTGCTGGTGCGGGTGGGGCGTCGTATCTGTGCCACCGCATGGCAGGGCACTGCGGGCAAGCCGGTGAAACGCGCGCTGGTCGGAGTGCTCGGCGCCGCCGCGCTGGCCGGTATCGCCTACGCCTGGTTCCCGAACGAGCAGAACTATCAACCGATCCAGGCGTCGGATCGCGGCACGATCAGCGACATCGTCTACGCGCTGCGGGTCGAGACGATGGGGGAGCGGCAGCGGCGCGCTGTCGAAGATTCGCCGCACCCGGTCGCGGTGACCCGGCCGCTGGCAGCGGGTCAGCGCGGCGTCATGAATGCGCTGTGGGACACCCGCACACCGCCGCCGACGTTCCGCTCGCCACAGCTTGCCGTCATCGTCGTTCCGCGGACCGTGAGCGCCGCCGCCAACGGCGGCGGGTACGCGCCCGCGGCAGCCACCCCGGGCGCCGCCGACGACGTGGGCTGGGTCTTCCCGTTCGACAAGCCGATCGCCCCCGAGCCCGGCGACGGCAACAACCAGGCACTCGCGGTGAACACCACCGACGGCACCATCGTCTACGACACCGCGTTCGCCCTCGTCTGGACCACCGACGAGGAGTACGCGATGAACATCAACGAGGCGCACGCGTACGCGTCCTGCAATTCCTGCGCGGCGGTGGCCGTCTCCTATCAGGTGGTCTTCGTCGTCGACCAGGACGAGACCAACGACAACGTCGCGGTGCCGCAGAACTTGTCGGGCGCCCTGAACTACGAGTGCGTCAACTGCATGACGGTGTCGATGGCCAGGCAGCTGTTCGTCACGCTCGACGAAGATCTTTCACCCGAGGCGAAGGCCGAGCTCGAGGCGCTGTGGGAGGAGATCGACCGCTTCGGTGACGACATCGCCGCCGGCCAAGTGCCGTTGAACGAAATCGACGGCCGGCTCGACGAATACACCACCGAGATCATGTGGATCGTCGAGACAGACCAGCCGGGCACCTTCGCGTCGCTCACGCCGACGACCGCCCCGCCGACTCCGACTCCGGTCACAGCCGAAGAGCCGCTTCCCTCGGCGACCAGCCCACCGCCCAGCAGCGCCACCCCGGAGCCGACAGCGACATCTGCAACCGAGTCCACCGAAAGTACGTCCGAGGAAGCTACTTCCGGCCCGACAGCGACGACCGAGCCGACACCGGCCGATGATCCGCTGCCGAGCGAACCGACCGAAAGCACCGCGGTCGAAGATTCCACCACGACAACGGATTCGACGTCGGATGGCACCACCACCGATGCAACGCCATCAGACGACACCGGCTCGGACAGCACGGACTCCGACGCCTCGGCGTCCGACGGATCGGGCTCTGACGGAACGGCGTAG
- a CDS encoding peptidoglycan-binding protein: MTNQGLTPEELAAETAVALPDKEVVSILDLDVDVDVFLDVASPIDLAVAAQLNVGAPIDAAAGANVLSFNSTAGAMVEQTAQVDQIIEADAFAVADQDSAIDQSDVTDGDPTTPDDDDDGNVEVGNLATLQGPLLDVDVNVDVDTDLTAPIAGAVAANANVAAPISAAVAANVLSINSDADAIAVQDAVINQELRGTTSAEAIQVSDVVQGTAQPDTDTSTGTTDGETAGTASATGGADGDSGGDSSASGGDSSGSGGGSTG; the protein is encoded by the coding sequence ATGACGAACCAAGGCTTGACACCTGAAGAGCTTGCGGCGGAAACGGCCGTCGCGCTTCCGGACAAAGAGGTGGTGTCCATCCTCGATCTCGACGTCGACGTCGACGTCTTTCTCGACGTCGCGTCACCGATCGATCTCGCGGTGGCGGCCCAGCTCAACGTCGGCGCGCCGATCGACGCCGCGGCGGGCGCGAACGTGCTGTCGTTCAATTCGACCGCCGGCGCCATGGTCGAGCAGACGGCCCAAGTCGACCAGATCATCGAGGCCGACGCGTTCGCCGTGGCCGACCAGGACAGCGCGATCGACCAGAGCGACGTCACCGACGGCGATCCCACGACGCCCGATGACGACGACGACGGCAACGTGGAAGTCGGGAACCTGGCGACCTTGCAGGGCCCGTTGCTGGACGTGGACGTCAACGTCGATGTCGACACCGACCTCACGGCCCCGATCGCAGGCGCCGTGGCCGCCAACGCCAATGTGGCCGCGCCTATCAGCGCGGCGGTGGCCGCCAACGTTCTGTCGATCAACTCCGATGCGGACGCGATCGCGGTCCAAGACGCCGTGATCAACCAGGAGTTGCGCGGCACGACGAGCGCCGAGGCGATCCAGGTGTCCGACGTTGTCCAGGGCACCGCGCAGCCTGACACCGACACTTCCACCGGAACGACGGACGGTGAAACCGCCGGCACGGCAAGCGCCACCGGCGGTGCTGACGGCGACTCCGGCGGTGACAGCTCCGCTTCCGGCGGTGACAGCAGCGGTTCCGGCGGCGGCTCAACCGGCTGA
- a CDS encoding sensor histidine kinase, with product MTLRAPLYRLLTRLMSLRVIVIVAALSVVALVITLGAWVWFGVTNDQYSQLDRRLDSVSSLGDIGAMLRSTQDDDAAAPVPSGGLVRTARVGDATVSVPPDIVLPHFDVGYTDTTIDGVEYRVRTFAAGDATIAVGAPLADTQRRIDELHRRVLLICGGVIVGTVLVGWVMWLIMINPFRLLAQQARAINAQSAPDEVQVRGVQEAVEIAEAVEGMLARIGDEQQRTKAALESARDFAAVASHELRTPLTAMRTNLEVLSTLEMRPDQRDELIADVMRTQSRIEATLTALERLAQGELTTVDDFVPFDITELLDREAHDARRNYPGVDVSLASSTTVLMVGLPAGLRLVIDNAIANAIKHGGATEIRLNAITSGEGVEITVDDNGAGVPEEERAAVFQRFSRGSTAARSGSGLGLALVAQQAEIHGGTATLEASPLGGARLVLRLPGPR from the coding sequence CCCGCTGTACCGGCTGCTGACCCGGCTGATGTCGCTGCGGGTCATCGTGATCGTGGCGGCGCTGTCCGTGGTCGCCCTGGTGATCACGCTCGGCGCGTGGGTCTGGTTCGGAGTGACCAACGACCAGTACAGCCAGCTCGACCGGCGCCTCGATTCGGTGAGCAGCCTCGGCGACATCGGGGCGATGCTGCGCTCGACGCAAGACGACGACGCCGCCGCCCCGGTGCCCAGCGGTGGCCTGGTGCGCACCGCCCGGGTGGGCGACGCCACCGTGTCGGTTCCACCCGATATCGTGCTGCCGCACTTCGACGTCGGCTACACCGACACCACCATCGACGGTGTCGAGTACCGGGTGCGCACTTTCGCCGCGGGAGATGCGACGATCGCGGTCGGCGCGCCGCTGGCCGACACCCAGCGCCGCATCGACGAACTGCACCGGCGGGTCCTGCTGATCTGCGGCGGGGTCATCGTCGGCACCGTGCTGGTCGGTTGGGTGATGTGGTTGATCATGATCAACCCGTTCCGGCTGCTGGCCCAGCAGGCCCGCGCCATCAACGCGCAGTCGGCTCCCGACGAGGTGCAGGTGCGGGGCGTGCAGGAGGCCGTGGAGATCGCCGAGGCGGTCGAGGGCATGCTCGCCCGCATCGGTGACGAGCAGCAGCGCACCAAGGCGGCGCTGGAGTCGGCCCGCGACTTCGCCGCGGTGGCCTCCCACGAGTTGCGCACCCCGTTGACCGCGATGCGAACGAACCTCGAGGTGTTGTCCACGCTGGAGATGCGTCCGGACCAGCGCGACGAGTTGATCGCCGACGTGATGCGCACGCAGAGCCGCATCGAGGCCACCCTCACCGCGCTGGAGCGCCTGGCGCAGGGCGAGTTGACGACGGTGGACGACTTCGTGCCGTTCGACATCACCGAACTGCTCGACCGTGAGGCGCACGACGCGAGGCGCAACTACCCGGGTGTCGACGTGTCGTTGGCGTCGTCGACCACGGTGCTGATGGTCGGGCTTCCCGCCGGGCTGCGGCTGGTCATCGACAACGCGATCGCCAACGCGATCAAACACGGCGGCGCCACCGAAATCCGGCTCAACGCAATCACTTCCGGCGAGGGCGTGGAGATCACCGTGGACGACAACGGCGCCGGCGTTCCAGAGGAGGAGCGCGCGGCGGTGTTTCAGCGGTTCTCGAGGGGGTCGACGGCGGCGAGGTCGGGTTCGGGGCTCGGTCTCGCCCTGGTGGCCCAGCAGGCCGAGATCCACGGCGGAACGGCAACGTTGGAGGCCAGCCCGCTCGGCGGTGCACGGCTGGTCCTGCGGTTGCCGGGTCCGCGTTGA